The genomic window GCTCTCTCGCGGTACCACCCTAATTGGCTAAAAGCCCTGCTCTTTGCATTTTAACGCCTGCCGGCCATTTTCTACTAAAGGCGAGTTCAAGGCTTTCCCCTTCCGGATTTTCACCAAACTCCGGTCTCTGGAAAAGGGTTGCTGCCTTTACTACTCCTTTTGAACCTTTTTTAGATATTATAAGCAATATAACAGCTTCTGTCAATATCCCTGCTTATTCTCAAGTTCATCTCTATTTACGCTTTCTCACTATACAAAATTTTATTTTATCCGGTGAAAAATAGTTTGAGGAATAAAATATGGGATTGTCTTTATCATCATAATGAAGCTGTTCCAGGAGTAAAACTACATCGTTCCTGGATTTCAGGTTTAATTTTTTATATACTTCGGCGATTTCAGCCTTAACGGGTATGATATCGGATACAGCATAGGAAATATATATACCAAGGTCTTTTTGCAAATAATCAAAAAGTGATTCTATCTTAAATTCAAATTCATTTTTTACAAACTTCACCGGAATTCTATCTATGCAGTATACCACCGGAACATTATCGGCGGTCCTTACTCTTTCCACCCTGTAAATCTCTTGTTCCGGGGACATCTTCATGATGGATGCTTCTTTTTCACTGGGGAATGTCCTTATAATACTTATATTTTTCGTTCCGGCTTTCATTCCCTGCTTTTCAATCAGCCTGGTAATGCTGATAAGTTCTTCCATACCGCTCTCAATCATGGGTTTTCGGGATACGAAAGTGCCCACTCCCTGATATCTTTTTATGAGGCCCTCATCTTCCAGGATTCTCAAGGCCTCCCGCAAAGTGGAACGGCTTACTCCAAATTCCCTGGCAAGTACCGTCTCCGATGGAAATTTTTGCTCTTCCCTGAGTTCGCCGCTCAATATCATGTCTCTTATTTTCTTCAATACAATCTCATATCTCTGGGAATTGTCCCACAATTTCTCTGAAAAAATCATCTTTTTTACTCCCTACCTTTAAATACACCATTTTATCCTGCATTTCTCTCATAAGGAACACCGTCTGCAGCCGGAGGTGTGGATTTCCTTACAAACCCTGCCAGCACAATGAGTGTGAGTACATAGGGTATCATTTTGATAAACTGATAGGGTATTAAACCATTTTCCACCACCCTGAAACTCAAGGACTCTGCAAATCCAAACAAAAGCGAAGCCAGGAGCGCCCCCGTGGGGGTCCAGTTGCCGAAAATCATGGCCGCCAGAGCTATATATCCTTTGCCCTGAGTCATGCCTTCCACATACATCCCCGTATGCTCCAGGGCAAGATAAGCACCGGCAAGGCCGGCCAGCATGCCGCTTATCAACACGCCCACATATTTCATTTTGAATACGTTCACGCCGAGGGTATCCGCTGCCAGAGGGTTTTCTCCCACCGCCCTCAGCCTTAAGCCAAACACCGTCCGGTTGATTATATACTCTGAAAGCGGCACAAAAAGTATGGCCAGAATGATGATGGGTGAAATCCCCGTAAGCAAAGGCTTCAAGTAAGGCACGCTGTCAGTCCCGGGAATGTTTATTTTTGCAAGACCTGCCACATGGGGGTTGTAGTGGCCATTTTAAATATGGCCTGACTCATAAAACGGCTACTTCCATAAGCCAGGATGTTTAGGGCCACACCACTAACTATCTGGTCTACCCGGAAGGTAACCGAAGCTATTGCATGAATCAATGCCAGCAACATGCCTGCCACCATGGCGATTATAAGCCCCATGACAGGCCCGTAAAAATAAGCGCCCAGGGCTCCCCAGAAAGACCCTACTATCATCATGCCTTCCAGGCCAATATTTACCACGCCACTCCTTTCTGAATAAACTGCTCCCAGGGCCGTGAGGAGTATGGGTATCGCCATTCTAAAGCTGGACGCCAGCAGTTCTGCCAGGTGCATTTTTGCTTACCTCCTTTTTCTCCAGGCGCTTAATGTAGTCGTTCATCACTTTAGTTATTACAACTATAGAAATTATCATCAAAGCCTGAAGGATTACCACCGCATCCATGGGAACGTTGAGGAATGTCTGCACACCCTCCGCCCCACGGTTTAAAAATCCAAAAAGCATCGCGGAAAGGATTATCCCCAGAGGGTGGTTCTGTCCCATCAGCGCCACCGCTATACCGTTAAAGCCATAATTCCTGGGAAAATCCAGGTCCATGTATCCAAAATAACCCAAAAGGTCCGAAAGACCCACAAGCCCCGCTATAGCACCGCTCAATAAGAAACCTACGAAATAAACCTTCTCGGGTTTAATGCCTGCGGTCCTGGCTGCATCGGGATTGTGGCCTACCGCCCTGAGTTCAAAACCGAAGGGGGTGTACATGAGCATGTAGTAAATGCCTATGGCAAGCAATATACCCAGAGGGAAGAACCAGTTAAGGTATACGTGTTTGGGCAAATCGAGTCCAAAAAGATTTAAAAAATCGCGCATCCTGGGCATTAAAGCAGATGGAAGTATTTTTGGCATCCTCACAATGGGACTGCCCAGGCCTTGTAACATTTTTTGGCTTTTATCCATCAAAAGGTCTGCTATAAAATAATGGATAAATGAAAATGATATGTAATTCAACATTATGGTGCTAATAACTTCATGCACACCCCGTTTTACCTTCAAGTATATGGGTAAAAGTGACCACAAACTTCCCGCCACGATGGCCGCCAGAATTGTAAGGGGAAGATGTATTATGGCAGGAAGCCCTTTAAGAGAGAATCCTACCAGGGCTGCCAAAAAAGCTCCCATAAGGTACTGTCCCTCGACACCGATGTTAAAAAGGTTCATGCGGAAACCCACTGAAACGGCAAGTCCGGAGAATATAAGAGGTGTCGCATTATAGAGTATTATTGCTATGCTATCCACTCTCTTAAAGCTGAAGCTGAACATGGTAGCAAATACTTTTAAACGGGTCCTGGTGTATGACCATTATCACCAGTGAACTTATAAGTGCTGCCATCAATATGGCAAAAATAGGGGATAAAACCCTGAGCATTATTATTTTATAATTATTTTTCATTCGCCGCTCACTCTCCGTTCAGAACCGCCGAGCATATATATGCCCACGTCTTCAAGAGTAACTTCTTCGGGTTTGAATTCGGCCACTATCCTGCCGTTATAAATGACACCAACCCTATCCGAAAGGGCCAGTACTTCCTCTAGGTCTGCAGATATCAGTAAAATCGCTTTTCCTTCGTCTCTTTTTTTCAATAGTTCCCGGTGTACAAACTCCGCAGCCCCGATATCCAGGCCTCTTGTGGGCTGAGAAGCTATAATAATATCCGGGTCTTCCGAAAGTTCCCGGGCCAGTATCACCTTTTGCTGGTTGCCGCCTGAGAGGTCTTCCACCGGTTGATTTATTGAGCTCAAGCTAATGGAATATTCTTGAACCTTTTTTCGAGTGAATTCTATTGCTTCTTTTACCTTGAGCAGTGGCTTTTTATAAAACTCTTTTTCCCGATGAAACCCAATTATGCCGTTTTCCCACACTTTCATGGGGAGCACCAGGCCCTGCCGGTGACGGTCCTCAGGAATATAGGCCACCCTCAGTTTTCGAATTTCTTTTACTGAAAATCCCTTTACCTGAATACCGCGTATCTGTATACTGCCTCCCGATATGACTTTAAGTCCCATAATGGCCTCTGTCAGTTCCTTCTGGCCGTTACCCTCAATACCGGCTATACCGTATACTTCTCCGCCTCTTATTTCAAAACTTGCACCATCCAGAGCCGCTTTCCCACCAGGGTCTTTTACCACAAGGTCTTTAACCGAAAGAAAAATCTCTCCAGGAGTAACTTTTTGCTTATTTAGATTCATCAAAACGGGTTTACCTACCATCATTTTAGCCAGCTGTTCCTTTGTAATTTCTTCGGGCACCGCAGAACCCGCTACCTCACCTCGCCGTAAAACAGTGATTTTGTCTGCTATCTCCAGAACCTCGTCCAGCTTGTGGCTGATAAATATGATGGTCTTTCCTTCCTGTTTCAGTCTTTTGAGATTGACAAAGAGTTCCTTGACTTCCTGAGGGGCCAGTACCGCCGTCGGTTCATCCAGCACGAGGATGTCGGCACCCCTGTAAAGAACCTTCAATATCTCCACTCTTTGAGCCTGGCCGACGGAAATATTCTCCACCTTGGCATCCAGGTCCAGGGAGAAGTTATACAGATTACAAAGCCTCTCCACTATATTTCGGGCTTGTTTATAGTCGATGGAAATTCCCGACCGTATTTCCGAACCGAGGATGATGTTTTCCAGCACTGTAAAGCGGGACACCAGCATAAAGTGCTGGTGGACCATGCCTATCTTGAGCTCTATAGCCTTAATGGGTGAATTTATATTTTCCTTTTTGCCAAAAATGAATATTTCCCCTTCATCGGGCTGGTAAAGGCCTGACAATATTTTCATAAGGGTGCTCTTACCGGCTCCGTTTTCTCCAACAACGGCATGTATTTCGCCCTTTTCTATAGTAATGTTGATATTGTTGTTAGCTGTGATACCCGGAAAGCGCTTGGTGATATTTTTAAGCTCCACAGCCTTTTCCAAGATGTTCCCTCCCTCAAATATGATTGGGGACATTCCTCCGACTACCCCAGATTCATTCCCCAGAAGAGGAGGTGTGTCCCCTTTCATTATAAAAAGGGGGGTGACATATGTCACCCCCGCTTTATTATTTGCTAAGGGTTTTTAAGAATTCATCATATTCCTTTTTATCCACGGGAACTTTAATCTCACCTTTTATAACTTTTTGTTTAAGTTCCTCAAGCTTGGGCTCAATATCGGAAATCATAGATTTATTGTAATCATTGACAGCATAACCAACACCGTCCTCTGCCAGCCCGAAAATCTGGTAACCGCCCTTGAAATTGCCATCAATATAAGCTTTTATAGTGTCATATACGGATATATCCACTCTCTTCAACATACTGGTTAAAATATACTTTCTTTGATCTTCTTTAGCTGAAAGGGATTGGTCTGAATCCACACCGATGGCTAATTTTTTTTCACCTGTGGCGGCTTCAATGACACCTATACCGGAGGCGCCTGAAGCATGATAAACCACGTCAGCTCCTGCTTTAAACTGTTTTAATGCCAGTTCTTTACCCTTTACAGGGTCTTTAAAGGCATCACCGGTAGTACCTATGTAATCTACCATGGTACCTATTTTCGGATTGATGTATTTTGCTCCCGCAAGGTAACCCACCTCAAATCTCTCGATGAGCGGTGATTTCATGCCTCCTACAAAACCGACCTTACCTGTTTTGGATTTCAATGCCGCTGCGGCTCCTACCAGGAAGGAACCTTCCTGTTCCTTGAAGAGCAAGCAGGAAACATTGGAATCATCTTTCAAGCCATCTATGAAACCATCGATCAATCCAAACTTTACATCGGGAAATTCC from Biomaibacter acetigenes includes these protein-coding regions:
- a CDS encoding BMP family lipoprotein, which codes for MLKAKKILVVGLALLLVVSLVAGCGQKPATEQKQEQQPAQEQQQQQQTQPAPEIKKIKVGLVFDVGGRGDLSFNDSAYAGLEKAQKEFGDKIEVKYLEPSAGGENREQLMRLLAEDGYNLIFGVGFMFTDHIAKVSQEFPDVKFGLIDGFIDGLKDDSNVSCLLFKEQEGSFLVGAAAALKSKTGKVGFVGGMKSPLIERFEVGYLAGAKYINPKIGTMVDYIGTTGDAFKDPVKGKELALKQFKAGADVVYHASGASGIGVIEAATGEKKLAIGVDSDQSLSAKEDQRKYILTSMLKRVDISVYDTIKAYIDGNFKGGYQIFGLAEDGVGYAVNDYNKSMISDIEPKLEELKQKVIKGEIKVPVDKKEYDEFLKTLSK
- a CDS encoding ABC transporter permease, which codes for MKPLLTGISPIIILAILFVPLSEYIINRTVFGLRLRAVGENPLAADTLGVNVFKMKYVGVLISGMLAGLAGAYLALEHTGMYVEGMTQGKGYIALAAMIFGNWTPTGALLASLLFGFAESLSFRVVENGLIPYQFIKMIPYVLTLIVLAGFVRKSTPPAADGVPYERNAG
- a CDS encoding ABC transporter permease, whose product is MDSIAIILYNATPLIFSGLAVSVGFRMNLFNIGVEGQYLMGAFLAALVGFSLKGLPAIIHLPLTILAAIVAGSLWSLLPIYLKVKRGVHEVISTIMLNYISFSFIHYFIADLLMDKSQKMLQGLGSPIVRMPKILPSALMPRMRDFLNLFGLDLPKHVYLNWFFPLGILLAIGIYYMLMYTPFGFELRAVGHNPDAARTAGIKPEKVYFVGFLLSGAIAGLVGLSDLLGYFGYMDLDFPRNYGFNGIAVALMGQNHPLGIILSAMLFGFLNRGAEGVQTFLNVPMDAVVILQALMIISIVVITKVMNDYIKRLEKKEVSKNAPGRTAGVQL
- a CDS encoding ABC transporter permease subunit; translation: MHLAELLASSFRMAIPILLTALGAVYSERSGVVNIGLEGMMIVGSFWGALGAYFYGPVMGLIIAMVAGMLLALIHAIASVTFRVDQIVSGVALNILAYGSSRFMSQAIFKMATTTPMWQVLQK
- a CDS encoding ABC transporter ATP-binding protein; this translates as MEKAVELKNITKRFPGITANNNINITIEKGEIHAVVGENGAGKSTLMKILSGLYQPDEGEIFIFGKKENINSPIKAIELKIGMVHQHFMLVSRFTVLENIILGSEIRSGISIDYKQARNIVERLCNLYNFSLDLDAKVENISVGQAQRVEILKVLYRGADILVLDEPTAVLAPQEVKELFVNLKRLKQEGKTIIFISHKLDEVLEIADKITVLRRGEVAGSAVPEEITKEQLAKMMVGKPVLMNLNKQKVTPGEIFLSVKDLVVKDPGGKAALDGASFEIRGGEVYGIAGIEGNGQKELTEAIMGLKVISGGSIQIRGIQVKGFSVKEIRKLRVAYIPEDRHRQGLVLPMKVWENGIIGFHREKEFYKKPLLKVKEAIEFTRKKVQEYSISLSSINQPVEDLSGGNQQKVILARELSEDPDIIIASQPTRGLDIGAAEFVHRELLKKRDEGKAILLISADLEEVLALSDRVGVIYNGRIVAEFKPEEVTLEDVGIYMLGGSERRVSGE
- a CDS encoding GntR family transcriptional regulator; this translates as MIFSEKLWDNSQRYEIVLKKIRDMILSGELREEQKFPSETVLAREFGVSRSTLREALRILEDEGLIKRYQGVGTFVSRKPMIESGMEELISITRLIEKQGMKAGTKNISIIRTFPSEKEASIMKMSPEQEIYRVERVRTADNVPVVYCIDRIPVKFVKNEFEFKIESLFDYLQKDLGIYISYAVSDIIPVKAEIAEVYKKLNLKSRNDVVLLLEQLHYDDKDNPIFYSSNYFSPDKIKFCIVRKRK